The following proteins are encoded in a genomic region of Dyadobacter sp. UC 10:
- the glgP gene encoding alpha-glucan family phosphorylase, with product MSQSTFSLPYKHPFTPDPKFKKSVAYFSMEFAVDQALKIYSGGLGFLAGSHMRSVYALKQNLIGVGMLWKYGYYDQGRKKDGSMQPEFREKMYSFLKDTTIRFQLPILGKQVWVAAYYLDPEVFKSAPLFLLTTDTDGNDETTRAISYSLYDADVTYKVAQCMVLGMGGAKLLEALGYEPEVYHFNEAHAVSAIFSLYKKYKKVADVKKRVVFTTHTPEEAGNEKHEIHFLEKLGFFSGLDLETVRKISGVKDNIFNHSLAALSLSRKANGVSKLHGEVSREMWKAHPKIAPIDHITNAQNNTYWVDKELEEARLTKDTDRIAARKKELKTVLFKTVADQCGKIFDPNVLTIVWARRFAAYKRPDMLVWDLQRFTRMMQNTGQPVQVIWAGKPYPKDEGAVNTFNHLFYLSHLFPNMAVLTGYELALSKLLKDGSDVWLNNPVVTREASGTSGMTAAMNASLNLSTFDGWICEFSKDGENSFLLPVAKGEDINKQDCDNLMEKLEREVIPTYYNGQDKWRQMVLNSMNDVSVEFNSDRMAREYYEKLY from the coding sequence ATGTCACAATCCACATTTTCACTTCCTTACAAGCATCCATTTACACCGGACCCAAAATTTAAAAAGTCAGTAGCCTATTTTTCCATGGAATTCGCCGTCGACCAGGCGTTGAAAATCTATTCCGGCGGACTCGGTTTCCTGGCAGGCTCGCATATGCGCAGTGTGTATGCATTGAAACAAAACCTGATCGGTGTCGGAATGTTGTGGAAATACGGGTATTATGACCAGGGACGAAAAAAAGACGGAAGTATGCAACCGGAATTCCGGGAGAAGATGTATTCGTTTTTGAAAGATACTACGATCCGGTTTCAGCTCCCGATTCTGGGGAAACAAGTTTGGGTAGCTGCCTATTACCTCGATCCGGAAGTATTTAAATCGGCTCCGCTTTTCCTGCTCACAACCGATACGGATGGAAATGACGAAACTACCAGGGCGATCAGTTATTCGCTATACGATGCGGATGTGACCTATAAAGTGGCGCAGTGCATGGTTTTGGGAATGGGCGGCGCAAAGCTTTTGGAAGCGCTTGGATATGAACCCGAAGTGTATCATTTCAACGAGGCGCACGCAGTTTCGGCTATATTCAGTTTGTATAAAAAATATAAAAAAGTAGCCGACGTGAAAAAGCGGGTGGTATTCACGACACACACACCGGAAGAGGCCGGCAATGAAAAACATGAGATACATTTCCTGGAAAAGTTGGGTTTTTTCTCAGGACTGGATCTTGAAACCGTTCGTAAGATCAGCGGCGTAAAGGATAATATCTTCAATCATTCACTGGCCGCGTTAAGCTTGAGCCGAAAAGCGAATGGTGTTTCCAAACTGCACGGCGAAGTCTCCCGTGAAATGTGGAAAGCGCATCCGAAGATTGCGCCGATTGATCACATCACCAATGCGCAAAACAATACCTATTGGGTTGATAAAGAGCTGGAAGAGGCACGTCTTACTAAAGACACCGACCGGATAGCAGCCCGTAAAAAGGAATTAAAAACTGTTCTCTTTAAAACGGTAGCGGATCAGTGCGGGAAAATATTTGACCCAAATGTGCTTACGATCGTGTGGGCGAGGCGTTTTGCGGCTTACAAAAGGCCTGACATGCTGGTCTGGGACCTGCAACGGTTTACACGTATGATGCAAAATACCGGGCAGCCGGTACAGGTGATCTGGGCAGGGAAGCCTTACCCGAAAGACGAAGGCGCTGTAAATACATTCAATCATTTATTTTACCTCAGTCACCTTTTTCCTAATATGGCGGTGCTGACGGGCTATGAACTGGCATTGTCCAAACTGTTGAAAGATGGTTCCGATGTTTGGTTAAATAATCCCGTCGTAACCCGCGAAGCTTCCGGCACAAGCGGGATGACGGCCGCTATGAATGCTTCCCTGAACCTGTCTACATTTGACGGCTGGATCTGCGAATTTTCGAAAGACGGTGAAAATTCATTTTTGCTGCCCGTCGCGAAGGGAGAGGATATCAACAAACAGGATTGCGACAACCTGATGGAGAAGCTGGAACGCGAGGTAATACCCACCTACTACAACGGCCAGGATAAATGGCGGCAAATGGTATTAAACAGTATGAACGATGTCAGCGTCGAATTCAACTCAGATAGAATGGCGCGGGAGTATTATGAAAAGTTGTACTAG